In one Nocardia tengchongensis genomic region, the following are encoded:
- a CDS encoding alpha/beta fold hydrolase: MELTHRTIDTGEVRMHVADQGEGFPVVFCHGFPHTWYMWHHQLDAVAAAGYRALAPDLRGYGRTEAPADPEAYTNAAVIGDLLALLDDIGAEKAVFVGLDFGAQLVWELSLRAPERVAGVVVLNNPFAPRPPRPPSAFWTKAAERHFLHLSYFQTPGVADAELAADPRSFLARVYYSLSGDYHYLDTWKNPPGLGYLDVLPQAPALPWPWLTQAEFDTLVADFERTGFTGGLNWYRNLDRNWELTEAYADVKVEVPTYFLYGENDPDMEGFSGRDPLATLRANVTDLREVVDVPGAGHLVQLERPDAVNGFLIDALKSLDLSR, from the coding sequence GTGGAACTGACGCATCGGACGATCGACACCGGAGAGGTCCGGATGCATGTCGCGGACCAGGGCGAGGGCTTCCCGGTTGTCTTCTGTCACGGGTTCCCGCACACCTGGTACATGTGGCACCACCAGCTCGACGCGGTCGCCGCGGCGGGCTACCGGGCCCTGGCACCCGACCTGCGCGGATACGGCCGCACCGAGGCGCCCGCCGACCCGGAGGCCTACACCAACGCCGCCGTCATCGGCGATCTGCTGGCCCTGCTCGACGACATCGGCGCCGAGAAGGCCGTCTTCGTCGGCCTCGACTTCGGCGCCCAGCTGGTGTGGGAACTGAGCCTGCGCGCCCCCGAACGGGTCGCCGGCGTCGTGGTCCTGAACAACCCGTTCGCCCCCCGGCCCCCGCGCCCGCCGTCGGCGTTCTGGACCAAGGCGGCCGAACGCCACTTCCTGCACCTGTCCTACTTCCAGACCCCCGGCGTCGCCGACGCCGAACTCGCCGCCGACCCCCGCTCCTTCCTGGCCCGCGTCTACTACTCCCTCTCCGGCGACTATCACTACCTCGACACCTGGAAGAACCCGCCGGGGCTCGGCTACCTCGACGTCCTCCCGCAGGCCCCCGCCCTGCCCTGGCCGTGGCTCACCCAAGCCGAGTTCGACACCCTGGTGGCCGATTTCGAGCGCACCGGCTTCACCGGCGGCCTCAACTGGTACCGCAACCTCGACCGCAACTGGGAACTGACCGAGGCCTACGCCGACGTCAAGGTGGAGGTCCCCACCTACTTCCTCTACGGCGAGAACGACCCCGACATGGAGGGCTTCAGCGGGCGCGACCCCCTGGCCACCCTGCGCGCCAATGTCACCGACCTGCGCGAGGTCGTCGACGTGCCCGGCGCGGGCCACCTGGTCCAGCTCGAACGCCCTGACGCTGTCAACGGCTTCCTGATCGATGCGTTGAAGAGTCTCGACCTCTCCCGGTAG
- a CDS encoding SDR family NAD(P)-dependent oxidoreductase translates to MSEIPKILAGKVAVVTGASRGIGKGIALELGAAGATVYVTGRTVTPGHLPGTVAGTAAEIDALGGTGVPVVCDHRDDAAVEKLFAQIRDEQGRLDVLVNNVYNSPGSARWIGRKFWEVPPKAWDEGFDIGVRSHYVASVFAAPLLIESRGLIVSVSSPGAVRHMHNAVYGVGKTAVDRLTADMAHDLEGTGATAVSIWPGIVNTELLQMVPADAQGRRLVTLPGEGTFDLDQAETPHFAGRAVTALAADPDRLARTGKAWKVADLAEAYGFTDLDGRIPRAD, encoded by the coding sequence GTGAGCGAAATACCCAAGATTCTCGCCGGAAAGGTCGCGGTCGTGACCGGGGCCAGCCGGGGCATCGGCAAGGGCATCGCCCTGGAGCTCGGCGCGGCCGGGGCGACCGTGTACGTCACCGGGCGCACCGTCACGCCCGGGCACCTACCGGGCACCGTGGCCGGCACCGCCGCCGAGATCGACGCCCTGGGCGGAACCGGGGTGCCGGTGGTCTGCGATCACCGCGACGACGCCGCCGTGGAGAAACTCTTCGCGCAGATCCGCGACGAACAGGGCCGGCTGGACGTGCTGGTCAACAACGTCTACAACTCCCCCGGCTCCGCACGCTGGATCGGGCGCAAGTTCTGGGAGGTGCCGCCGAAAGCCTGGGACGAGGGCTTCGACATCGGCGTCCGATCCCATTACGTGGCCAGCGTTTTCGCCGCGCCCCTGCTCATCGAATCGCGCGGCCTGATCGTGAGCGTCTCCTCCCCCGGCGCGGTCCGCCACATGCACAACGCGGTCTACGGCGTCGGCAAGACCGCCGTCGACCGGCTCACCGCCGACATGGCCCACGACCTCGAGGGCACCGGCGCCACCGCCGTCTCGATCTGGCCCGGCATCGTCAATACCGAACTGCTGCAAATGGTTCCGGCCGACGCTCAGGGCCGCCGCCTGGTCACCCTGCCCGGTGAGGGCACCTTCGACCTGGATCAGGCCGAGACCCCGCACTTCGCCGGCCGCGCCGTCACCGCGCTGGCCGCCGACCCGGATCGCCTGGCGCGCACCGGAAAAGCCTGGAAGGTCGCCGACCTCGCCGAGGCGTACGGCTTCACCGACCTCGACGGCCGCATCCCGCGCGCCGACTAG
- a CDS encoding Nonspecific lipid-transfer protein, which produces MRRVFVVGVNMTPFVKIGSREWTYPQMVAEAVNGALKDAGVTYDQVQRAAVGYVFQPSAAGQRALYDIGLTGIPIVNVNNNCATGSTALMFAREWVAAGITDVALAVGFEQMTKEAMAGPATKPKVTTVDHHLKVNKELFEFSAAPITTQFFGNAAIEHMKRYGTTPEQLAAVAVKNHQHSTNNPLAQFQDAYTLEQVLGDKPVHGPLTRSQCSPMSDGAAAAVVVSEEFVKANGLEDQAIEILAQELATDDGTSFSTGSMIDVVGAPMTRAASSKVFSRAGITVNDVDVIELHDCFSINELITYEALGLCGEGESGALVESGATTYGGQWVVNPSGGLISKGHPLGATGLAQCTELSWQLRGLAGDRQVAGARTALAHNLGLGGAVVVTLYSAYTA; this is translated from the coding sequence ATGCGACGCGTTTTCGTCGTCGGCGTGAACATGACGCCGTTCGTCAAGATCGGTTCCCGCGAGTGGACCTACCCGCAGATGGTCGCCGAGGCCGTGAACGGCGCGCTGAAGGACGCGGGCGTCACCTATGACCAGGTGCAGCGCGCCGCGGTCGGCTACGTCTTCCAGCCCTCGGCCGCCGGCCAGCGGGCGCTCTACGACATCGGCCTGACCGGCATCCCGATCGTCAACGTGAACAACAACTGCGCGACCGGCTCCACCGCGCTGATGTTCGCCCGCGAGTGGGTCGCCGCCGGCATCACCGATGTCGCCCTGGCCGTCGGCTTCGAGCAGATGACCAAGGAGGCCATGGCCGGCCCGGCCACCAAGCCGAAGGTCACCACGGTCGACCACCACCTCAAGGTAAACAAGGAACTCTTCGAGTTCTCGGCCGCGCCGATCACCACCCAGTTCTTCGGCAATGCCGCCATCGAGCACATGAAGCGCTACGGCACCACCCCCGAGCAGCTGGCCGCGGTCGCGGTGAAGAACCACCAGCACTCGACCAACAACCCGCTCGCGCAGTTCCAGGACGCGTACACCCTCGAGCAGGTGCTCGGCGACAAGCCGGTGCACGGCCCGCTGACCCGCTCGCAGTGCTCGCCCATGTCCGACGGCGCCGCCGCCGCGGTCGTGGTGAGCGAGGAGTTCGTCAAGGCGAACGGCCTCGAGGACCAGGCCATCGAGATCCTGGCCCAGGAGCTGGCCACCGACGACGGCACCTCCTTCTCCACCGGGTCGATGATCGACGTGGTCGGCGCGCCCATGACCCGCGCCGCGTCCTCGAAGGTGTTCTCGCGCGCCGGGATCACCGTCAACGACGTCGACGTGATCGAGCTGCACGACTGCTTCTCCATCAACGAGCTCATCACCTACGAGGCGCTGGGCCTGTGCGGCGAGGGCGAGTCCGGAGCCCTGGTCGAGTCCGGTGCGACCACCTATGGTGGCCAGTGGGTCGTCAACCCGTCCGGTGGCCTGATCTCCAAGGGCCACCCGCTCGGCGCGACCGGCCTGGCGCAGTGCACCGAATTGAGCTGGCAGCTGCGCGGACTCGCGGGCGACCGTCAGGTCGCGGGCGCGCGCACCGCGCTGGCGCACAATCTGGGCTTGGGCGGCGCGGTCGTCGTCACCCTGTACTCGGCCTACACCGCGTGA
- a CDS encoding DUF1361 domain-containing protein — MDPVKTVAPSLAGVLDRNLFWMVWNSVLAWIPVALALLVFRNAREDERRLPISPVWWGGVVLLLLFLPNAPYVVTDLVHLRDDIRAAGNGPVVTTILPVYGVFIVSGFVAYYLVLAELGRFLEARGLAAWRTPVTLAVHLLCAVGVFLGRWVRLNSWEPVVQPRGTFDRMMLALSWNWAPVLIAAVFVATALGHFVTRAVVEAGVDSARRGARLLRTRRFA, encoded by the coding sequence ATGGACCCGGTGAAAACGGTCGCGCCGAGCCTCGCGGGGGTGCTGGACCGCAATCTGTTCTGGATGGTGTGGAACTCCGTGCTGGCATGGATCCCGGTGGCGTTGGCGCTGCTGGTGTTCCGCAATGCGCGCGAAGACGAACGGCGACTACCGATTTCACCGGTCTGGTGGGGCGGTGTGGTCTTGTTACTGCTGTTCCTGCCGAACGCGCCTTATGTGGTGACCGATTTGGTGCATCTGCGCGATGATATCCGTGCTGCGGGCAACGGCCCTGTGGTAACCACGATCCTGCCGGTGTACGGGGTGTTCATCGTCTCCGGATTCGTCGCCTACTACCTGGTTCTGGCCGAACTCGGCCGCTTCCTGGAGGCGCGGGGACTGGCGGCGTGGCGGACTCCGGTGACCCTGGCCGTCCATTTGCTGTGCGCTGTAGGCGTTTTCCTGGGCCGCTGGGTGCGGTTGAACTCGTGGGAGCCGGTGGTGCAGCCGCGCGGCACCTTCGATCGCATGATGCTGGCGCTGAGCTGGAATTGGGCGCCGGTGCTCATCGCGGCGGTGTTCGTGGCAACGGCTTTGGGCCACTTCGTGACCCGCGCCGTGGTGGAGGCGGGCGTGGACAGCGCCCGCCGGGGCGCCCGGCTGTTGCGAACCCGTAGGTTCGCGTAG
- the secG gene encoding preprotein translocase subunit SecG — MRMFLDILLVITSVLLVLLVLLHRAKGGGLSSLFGGGVQSSLSGSTVVEKNLDRITIFLGVIWLISILGIGLEIKFS; from the coding sequence ATGCGGATGTTCCTGGATATCCTCCTAGTTATCACCAGCGTGCTGCTGGTGCTGCTGGTGCTGTTGCACCGCGCCAAGGGCGGAGGTCTGTCCAGCCTCTTCGGTGGTGGCGTGCAGTCGAGCCTGTCGGGCTCCACTGTCGTCGAGAAGAATCTCGACCGCATCACCATCTTCCTCGGCGTCATCTGGCTGATCTCGATCCTCGGGATCGGCCTCGAAATCAAGTTCTCCTAG
- a CDS encoding protein kinase family protein, whose amino-acid sequence MRDSEAICRDAAATRDRSRPARLHAYGGVSTALAMHSDHALGELVDAAVPIGAGIGGKSALLEVAGTPVFVKRVPLTDLERQPEHVRSTANLFDVPLFYHYGVGLIGGAGFGAWRELAVHTMTTNWVLAADYECFPLMYHWRVLPDTTPLPEELADIDRAVAYWDGRPQVRHRIEALRDSSASIALFLEYIPQTLHEWLNVQIEAGDEAADRACAMVEREVAAGTAFMNSRGLLHLDAHFWNILTDGRRLYFGDYGLSLSSAFDISPEEAVFFDRNQSYDRGFTATYLVNWLLTALYGLEGRETRAAMVRAIAEGKPPEGIPEGAAAVLTRHAPVAAAMSAFMRAFQQASRSTPYPDGEICRLLDGQASVFIHPV is encoded by the coding sequence ATGCGCGACAGTGAGGCGATATGCCGGGACGCGGCGGCGACCCGTGACAGGTCGCGTCCGGCGCGCCTGCACGCCTACGGTGGCGTCTCCACGGCCCTGGCGATGCACAGCGATCACGCGTTGGGTGAGCTCGTTGATGCGGCTGTGCCGATCGGTGCCGGTATCGGCGGAAAGTCGGCGCTGCTGGAGGTCGCCGGAACCCCGGTTTTCGTGAAGCGCGTGCCCCTCACCGACCTGGAACGGCAACCGGAGCACGTCCGGTCCACGGCGAACCTGTTCGACGTGCCGCTGTTCTACCATTACGGCGTCGGCCTCATCGGCGGGGCGGGATTCGGGGCTTGGCGTGAGCTCGCCGTGCACACCATGACGACGAACTGGGTGCTCGCCGCCGATTACGAGTGCTTCCCGCTGATGTACCACTGGCGGGTGTTGCCGGACACGACGCCGCTGCCAGAGGAGCTCGCCGATATCGATCGCGCCGTCGCCTACTGGGACGGCCGACCCCAGGTACGTCACCGGATCGAGGCCCTGCGGGACTCTTCGGCGAGCATCGCGCTGTTTCTGGAGTACATCCCGCAGACCCTGCACGAGTGGCTGAACGTCCAGATCGAGGCGGGCGATGAGGCCGCCGACCGGGCGTGCGCCATGGTGGAGCGGGAGGTGGCCGCCGGCACCGCCTTCATGAACAGCCGTGGGCTGCTGCATCTCGACGCGCACTTCTGGAACATCCTGACGGACGGTCGACGCCTCTACTTCGGCGACTACGGCCTTTCGCTCTCCTCGGCGTTCGACATCTCGCCGGAGGAGGCCGTGTTCTTCGACCGGAACCAGAGCTATGACCGCGGTTTCACTGCCACCTATCTGGTGAACTGGCTGCTCACTGCCCTGTACGGGCTGGAAGGCCGGGAGACGCGCGCCGCGATGGTGCGCGCCATCGCCGAGGGCAAGCCGCCGGAGGGCATCCCCGAGGGAGCCGCCGCGGTCCTCACCCGGCACGCGCCGGTCGCTGCGGCGATGTCCGCGTTCATGCGTGCGTTCCAGCAGGCGAGCCGGAGCACCCCGTATCCGGACGGGGAGATCTGCCGCCTGCTGGATGGCCAGGCTTCTGTGTTCATTCACCCGGTGTGA
- a CDS encoding putative quinol monooxygenase → MFSVYGRVSALPNQRDTVIELIHEAAQACGESSGLVAYSINAPINDPNSVWVTQLWVSKDAHDATTHRESVRAVSLRMVPLLAAPPTSSYGHAIHAHGFNR, encoded by the coding sequence ATGTTCAGCGTCTACGGACGCGTATCAGCGCTGCCGAACCAGCGGGACACTGTGATCGAGCTGATCCACGAAGCGGCGCAAGCCTGCGGGGAGTCGAGCGGGCTGGTCGCCTACAGCATCAACGCACCAATCAACGACCCGAACTCCGTCTGGGTGACGCAGCTGTGGGTCTCGAAGGACGCACACGACGCGACCACCCATAGGGAGTCCGTCCGGGCTGTGTCCCTCCGGATGGTCCCACTCCTGGCTGCACCGCCGACGAGCTCCTACGGTCACGCTATCCACGCTCATGGGTTCAACCGGTAG
- a CDS encoding DUF6817 domain-containing protein, which produces MTDDRFDAARDWLTSHGAATMAHPGGTLLDHLNRVARRLQSWGQPAEIALAGLAHAAYGTAGFADHLITPGRRGELVHIIGGRAEELVYCYGACVRDLAYPQFAGSEPFTLTDRFTGSAVQLDDAGARAFVALTFANEIDVMTHNAELADRHGAALHDLATAADHWLAAAARPDIPLLRGLP; this is translated from the coding sequence ATGACCGACGACCGATTCGATGCAGCTCGTGACTGGCTGACGAGCCACGGGGCCGCCACGATGGCACATCCCGGCGGCACCCTGCTCGACCATCTGAACCGCGTCGCGCGGCGGCTCCAGTCCTGGGGGCAGCCGGCCGAGATCGCACTGGCGGGACTCGCCCACGCCGCATACGGCACCGCAGGATTCGCCGACCACCTGATCACCCCCGGCCGGCGTGGCGAGCTGGTGCACATAATCGGCGGACGTGCCGAAGAACTCGTCTACTGCTACGGCGCCTGCGTGCGTGATCTCGCGTACCCGCAGTTCGCAGGCTCCGAGCCGTTCACCCTCACCGACCGTTTCACAGGCTCCGCCGTCCAACTCGACGACGCCGGCGCTCGGGCGTTCGTCGCACTCACCTTCGCCAACGAGATCGACGTGATGACGCATAATGCGGAACTCGCCGATCGGCACGGCGCGGCGCTACACGATCTCGCAACAGCCGCGGACCACTGGCTTGCCGCCGCAGCGCGGCCCGACATTCCCCTGCTTCGGGGACTTCCCTGA
- a CDS encoding MerR family transcriptional regulator: MHEDTDLFTVGQLAQRTGLSARTIRFWSDIGAVSPVARSAGGYRLFDAGAVERIELVHTLRQLGLDLPTVHRVLEQQATLAEVAETHVRALDAQIRSLRLSRAVLSTVAKRGTSTQEMTLIHKLAQLSARERQQIIDGFVDRVFAGVEDEDALVIAEFMRELPAALPDEPSVEQVDAWVELAELVCDEGFEQALRHRVVNSGPDNRIEFGLNIRPLVIEHAGHAVTMGIAPDSELGRMTLDRIVPADLPAAEQVSLLAWLDTVTEPRIERYWQLLNLIHGHTPEEPSVPAFRWFADGLRAHR, encoded by the coding sequence ATGCACGAAGACACCGATCTGTTCACGGTCGGCCAGCTGGCGCAGCGAACTGGGTTGTCGGCGCGGACGATCCGGTTCTGGTCTGATATCGGAGCCGTTTCTCCGGTGGCGCGGTCGGCTGGCGGGTACCGGCTCTTCGATGCTGGTGCGGTCGAGCGCATCGAACTGGTTCACACGCTTCGGCAGCTGGGCCTGGATCTGCCGACCGTGCACCGGGTCCTCGAGCAGCAGGCCACTTTGGCCGAGGTCGCGGAAACGCATGTGCGTGCCTTGGACGCGCAGATCCGGTCGTTGCGGTTGAGCCGAGCCGTGTTGAGCACTGTCGCAAAGCGCGGCACATCCACGCAGGAGATGACATTGATACACAAATTGGCGCAGCTGTCCGCGCGTGAACGGCAGCAGATCATCGACGGGTTCGTCGATCGAGTGTTTGCCGGGGTCGAGGACGAGGACGCCTTGGTCATCGCGGAGTTCATGCGGGAGCTACCCGCCGCTCTGCCCGACGAACCTTCGGTCGAACAGGTCGACGCTTGGGTGGAATTGGCTGAACTGGTCTGCGACGAAGGGTTCGAACAGGCATTGCGCCACAGGGTCGTCAACAGCGGGCCCGATAACCGTATCGAGTTCGGTCTCAACATCCGTCCTTTGGTGATCGAACACGCCGGCCACGCTGTCACCATGGGTATCGCACCCGATTCCGAGCTGGGTCGAATGACCCTGGACCGCATTGTTCCGGCGGACTTGCCTGCGGCTGAACAGGTCTCACTCTTGGCCTGGCTCGATACCGTGACCGAACCACGTATCGAAAGGTACTGGCAGCTGCTGAATCTGATCCACGGCCACACACCTGAAGAGCCCAGTGTGCCTGCCTTCAGATGGTTCGCCGACGGCCTGCGCGCGCACCGATAG
- a CDS encoding MMPL family transporter, whose product MFTRLGDAVYRFRWVVIGFVVGALLALGAYGLGLDDHLSPGGLDDPTSPSSQAAQLKDRTYGRSHLSDVLVLYTAPEGGSIDDPAFGQKVVDNLNRLPRQHPDQISKINAAYWKTDTGEYAPKLMGSPDKRHAFAAVAITGDDDTTTMRHFREVKDAFAIDGVTVQVTGLQPIGGALFDTMAQDQRRMEVLALPAVAILLFVIFGGVVAASLPLIVGGLTIVGATGIVMVITKFADVNSFVSAVVSMIGFGLAIDYGLFIVSRFREELANGYDTRAAVRRTVMTAGRTVASSATMIIAASSGMLLFPQGFLKSVAYGTMAAVLLAALTAITLLPAMLSVLGPRVDKWGWKRLRKTKTAHEIETGFWGRLTTWVMRHPLKVMLPLTILLLLLIIPVKNLAFGGLDETYLPPDNPTRVAQADFDRYFPLRKADPIELVIVTDNPSNVGPILSQANQAPGLAPRAIFAIDQTPPKGTNVWTTSAAIADSNNAGATIDYLRSMEVPDDVQVLVGGQPAIQHDSVDTLVARLPWMILLVVSVTMLLMFLTFGSVVLPIKAALMSALGLGSTLGILTWIFIDGHGASLLNFTAQPITSPVLVLIIAIIYGLSIDYEVFLLSRMVEARTQGASTTEAVRIGTAQTGRIITAAALILLVVTGAFAFSDLVMMQYIAFGMVSALFIDATVLRMLLVPATMKLLGDDCWWAPEWMKKIQQKIGLGEPILDDELPGGGEMIDLVKTTPITDPVTEQIALLPDGTPAARPRSSLRVRPRRIDSETPTVRLDDATAPISRSTTRSTPAARNS is encoded by the coding sequence GTGTTCACCCGTTTGGGAGACGCGGTCTATCGGTTCCGTTGGGTCGTCATCGGTTTCGTCGTGGGTGCCCTGCTCGCTCTCGGTGCCTATGGGCTGGGACTGGATGACCACCTCAGTCCCGGCGGATTGGATGATCCGACATCGCCGTCATCGCAGGCCGCGCAACTGAAGGACCGCACCTACGGGCGCAGTCATCTCTCCGACGTCCTGGTCCTCTACACCGCTCCCGAGGGTGGCAGCATCGACGATCCGGCGTTCGGCCAGAAGGTTGTCGACAACCTCAACCGGTTACCGCGCCAGCACCCGGACCAGATCAGCAAGATCAACGCCGCATATTGGAAGACCGACACCGGCGAGTACGCGCCCAAACTGATGGGCTCGCCCGATAAGCGGCACGCCTTCGCCGCTGTCGCCATCACCGGTGACGACGACACGACCACCATGCGCCACTTCCGGGAAGTCAAGGACGCCTTCGCCATCGACGGCGTCACCGTGCAGGTCACGGGTCTGCAGCCCATCGGGGGCGCGCTGTTCGACACGATGGCCCAAGATCAGCGCCGGATGGAAGTGCTGGCGTTGCCGGCGGTGGCGATCCTGCTGTTCGTCATCTTCGGCGGTGTCGTCGCCGCGTCGCTTCCGCTGATCGTCGGCGGCCTCACAATCGTCGGCGCCACCGGCATCGTCATGGTGATCACGAAGTTCGCCGACGTGAATTCCTTTGTCAGCGCCGTTGTTTCGATGATCGGCTTCGGGCTGGCCATCGACTACGGACTGTTCATCGTCAGCCGCTTCCGTGAGGAACTCGCCAACGGGTATGACACCCGCGCCGCGGTGCGCCGTACCGTGATGACCGCTGGGCGCACGGTGGCGTCGTCGGCCACGATGATCATCGCCGCAAGTTCGGGCATGCTCTTGTTCCCGCAGGGGTTCCTCAAATCGGTGGCCTACGGGACGATGGCGGCCGTGCTGCTGGCGGCACTCACCGCGATCACCTTGTTGCCCGCCATGCTGTCGGTGCTGGGCCCACGCGTGGACAAATGGGGCTGGAAGCGACTGCGCAAGACCAAGACCGCCCACGAGATCGAGACCGGTTTCTGGGGTCGCCTCACCACCTGGGTGATGCGGCACCCACTCAAAGTCATGCTGCCGCTGACGATCCTGCTGCTGCTTCTGATCATCCCGGTCAAGAATCTGGCCTTCGGCGGACTCGACGAGACCTACCTCCCGCCGGACAACCCGACCCGTGTCGCGCAAGCCGACTTCGACCGGTATTTCCCCCTGCGCAAAGCTGACCCGATCGAGCTGGTCATCGTCACCGACAATCCCAGCAACGTCGGCCCGATTCTCTCCCAAGCCAACCAGGCGCCCGGGCTCGCGCCACGCGCCATCTTCGCCATCGACCAAACCCCGCCCAAGGGCACCAACGTCTGGACGACCTCCGCGGCGATCGCCGACAGCAACAACGCGGGCGCGACCATCGACTACCTCCGGTCGATGGAAGTACCCGACGACGTGCAGGTCCTCGTCGGCGGTCAGCCCGCCATCCAGCACGACAGTGTCGACACGCTCGTGGCCCGCCTGCCATGGATGATCCTGCTGGTCGTGTCCGTCACGATGCTGTTGATGTTCCTGACCTTCGGCTCGGTCGTGCTGCCGATCAAGGCCGCACTGATGAGCGCACTCGGTCTCGGCTCCACCCTTGGCATCCTGACCTGGATCTTCATCGACGGCCACGGCGCTTCGCTGCTCAATTTCACCGCGCAACCGATTACCTCGCCAGTGCTCGTGCTGATCATCGCGATCATTTACGGCCTGTCGATCGACTACGAGGTCTTCCTGCTCTCCCGAATGGTCGAAGCCCGCACACAGGGGGCTAGCACCACCGAAGCTGTCCGCATCGGCACCGCACAGACCGGGCGCATCATCACCGCGGCCGCGCTCATCCTGCTCGTTGTGACCGGCGCGTTCGCCTTCTCCGACCTGGTGATGATGCAGTACATCGCCTTCGGCATGGTTTCTGCCCTGTTTATCGACGCCACCGTGCTGCGCATGCTGCTGGTGCCGGCCACCATGAAACTGCTTGGCGACGACTGCTGGTGGGCGCCGGAATGGATGAAGAAGATTCAACAGAAGATCGGCCTGGGCGAACCGATCCTCGACGACGAGCTCCCCGGTGGCGGCGAAATGATCGACTTGGTCAAAACCACGCCGATCACCGACCCGGTCACCGAGCAGATAGCGCTCCTGCCCGATGGCACACCGGCCGCCAGGCCACGATCCTCTCTGAGAGTCCGTCCTCGCAGAATCGACAGCGAGACACCGACTGTCCGACTGGACGACGCCACCGCCCCCATTTCGAGAAGCACGACACGCAGCACTCCTGCCGCAAGGAACTCCTGA
- a CDS encoding DUF1152 domain-containing protein — MHTAIAIAAGGGGDAITAAVLAAAMPELRINAIMSFSWDRFMIDPTPGPRIRTDFEGWVDRGGVAEITSRSRLRTGHSTLPSLSVRIGLPLLLLEADQGAVGLARTITLAANEFGADQLVVVDVGGDILAEGHEPELRTPLADSLTLAAAVQTGIDTRVLVAALGLDGELSPIELRPRLDRLNAFVLRELGAADVMPFDDVWTWHPSEASGMLATAAKGWRGAVETQRNALIHISGDASLVYEVDAPKLADTSLAASVATTTSLDQAEQVLRECRSGLSELDIERRRAAGEHAKALTPTLKSLRIVDDYAAQARGRGADALTIRRVAELLSAIDPSAGDILRRLLARHRPDQFRPPLYTTTSGRTI; from the coding sequence ATGCACACAGCCATAGCGATTGCCGCCGGCGGTGGTGGAGACGCAATCACCGCTGCCGTCCTGGCTGCAGCCATGCCCGAACTGCGGATCAACGCGATCATGAGCTTCTCGTGGGACCGGTTCATGATCGACCCGACACCAGGCCCCCGCATCCGCACCGACTTCGAGGGATGGGTTGACCGCGGTGGCGTCGCGGAGATCACCTCCCGATCCCGACTGCGCACGGGACACTCAACCCTTCCGTCGCTCTCTGTGCGCATCGGCCTACCGCTGCTGCTTCTGGAAGCTGACCAAGGCGCTGTCGGCTTGGCCCGAACGATCACCCTGGCTGCGAACGAATTCGGCGCTGACCAGCTCGTCGTCGTCGACGTCGGCGGCGACATCCTCGCCGAAGGCCACGAACCTGAACTGCGCACACCACTCGCCGATTCCCTCACCCTCGCCGCTGCCGTCCAGACCGGCATCGACACCCGCGTACTGGTGGCGGCGCTCGGATTGGACGGCGAACTGTCACCGATCGAGTTACGCCCCCGTCTCGACCGGTTGAACGCCTTCGTCCTCCGCGAGCTGGGGGCGGCGGATGTGATGCCGTTCGACGACGTCTGGACCTGGCATCCGTCTGAGGCGAGCGGCATGCTGGCGACGGCTGCAAAGGGATGGCGCGGTGCCGTGGAGACCCAGCGAAACGCCCTGATCCACATTTCCGGCGACGCGTCGCTCGTCTACGAGGTCGACGCACCCAAGCTTGCCGACACCTCGCTGGCAGCCTCGGTCGCGACCACAACCAGCCTCGATCAAGCCGAGCAGGTGCTACGGGAGTGCCGTTCGGGTCTCAGCGAGCTGGATATCGAACGACGCAGGGCTGCAGGCGAACACGCCAAAGCCCTGACACCGACTCTGAAATCCTTACGCATCGTCGACGACTACGCCGCCCAAGCCCGCGGACGCGGTGCCGACGCTCTCACCATCCGACGCGTCGCCGAACTGCTGTCAGCGATCGATCCCAGTGCCGGTGACATTCTGCGCCGCCTCCTCGCACGGCATCGGCCGGACCAATTCCGCCCACCGCTCTACACCACGACCAGCGGAAGAACCATCTGA